The following are encoded in a window of Nitrospinota bacterium genomic DNA:
- a CDS encoding outer membrane beta-barrel protein: MKRFTAKCILLLLGFTLLAGPAQATDVSLKVLEGVEMHAFASSSYTFNFNQPTQRAPNSATNVNRVYDKDHNSFKFDVGELVFLKDTPKSGDVGFRTDLTYGFSQPEVNQSADDTGDTQSHQFDVQQGFVSYKAPIGSGLQLDFGKFNTHIGAEVMDGYDGWNYNFSRSWLFSFGPFTHTGLRASYTINDMISVLGMVANGWDNTVENNDGKSVGAQIAITPNDSVSLLLNWVSGPETIGNQASFSNDVTNLFDAVLDVKLTNNTLAQINLAYGIQANGAAGTRGDAEWWGISTIVRHDYNKWFSINLRGQVFNDLDGTRATTAATLPTGQGQELWAVTLTPEVRINQNLVVRAEYRHDQSNQKAFWGSGAGDTRKTQDTVALNALFYF; the protein is encoded by the coding sequence ATGAAAAGATTCACCGCTAAATGTATATTGCTCTTGCTCGGTTTCACCTTATTGGCAGGGCCCGCTCAAGCCACTGATGTTTCTCTTAAGGTATTGGAGGGTGTTGAAATGCATGCCTTTGCCTCCTCATCCTACACTTTCAATTTCAATCAACCCACCCAGCGTGCGCCCAATTCGGCGACCAACGTCAATCGGGTTTATGACAAGGACCATAACAGTTTCAAATTCGATGTCGGCGAGTTGGTGTTTCTAAAGGACACCCCGAAGTCTGGAGACGTCGGATTCCGAACAGATCTCACGTATGGCTTCAGTCAGCCCGAAGTCAACCAGTCCGCCGACGATACAGGAGATACGCAATCCCACCAGTTCGATGTTCAGCAGGGTTTTGTTTCATATAAAGCCCCCATTGGGTCCGGCCTGCAGCTGGACTTTGGAAAATTCAACACCCATATCGGCGCTGAAGTGATGGATGGTTACGATGGCTGGAACTACAACTTTTCCCGGTCGTGGTTGTTTAGTTTCGGTCCCTTCACCCACACCGGCCTTCGCGCCTCGTACACCATCAACGATATGATCAGCGTCCTGGGCATGGTCGCCAACGGCTGGGATAACACGGTCGAAAATAATGATGGCAAATCCGTGGGAGCGCAGATTGCCATCACTCCCAATGATAGCGTTTCCCTATTGCTCAATTGGGTGTCAGGACCAGAAACAATTGGAAATCAGGCCTCGTTTTCCAACGATGTAACCAATCTTTTCGATGCCGTCCTGGATGTCAAGTTGACCAACAACACCCTGGCGCAAATAAATTTGGCTTATGGGATACAGGCCAACGGCGCGGCTGGTACGAGAGGAGACGCGGAATGGTGGGGGATATCCACTATCGTCCGCCACGACTACAATAAATGGTTTTCGATCAATTTAAGAGGCCAAGTCTTTAATGACCTGGACGGAACACGAGCCACTACGGCGGCAACCCTGCCTACGGGACAAGGTCAGGAGCTCTGGGCAGTCACCCTGACTCCGGAAGTCCGAATCAATCAAAATTTGGTCGTGCGGGCGGAATACCGGCATGACCAGTCCAACCAAAAGGCCTTTTGGGGTAGCGGTGCCGGAGATACGCGAAAAACTCAGGACACGGTTGCTCTCAACGCATTATTTTATTTCTAA
- a CDS encoding flagellar basal body-associated FliL family protein, with translation MAEQREDILDEVDIDDQAPAKKSSLKMIFILLVVLSALGGGGYYAYITYFNEQAPAAVASKESAQQEAPNLGVMFPLDPFVVNLAGSEGKRFLKVTVSLELSAPEVHVEVKENLQKITDSILVLLSSKNFEDVYSVQGKFKLKDEITTRVNRFLVLGHIKEAYFTEFIIQ, from the coding sequence ATGGCTGAACAACGAGAAGATATTCTGGACGAAGTCGATATAGACGATCAAGCTCCGGCAAAAAAGTCCTCCCTTAAGATGATCTTCATTTTATTGGTGGTTTTATCGGCGCTTGGGGGCGGTGGGTATTACGCCTATATAACTTATTTTAACGAGCAAGCCCCGGCGGCGGTGGCTTCCAAGGAATCTGCTCAGCAAGAAGCGCCCAATCTTGGGGTCATGTTTCCTCTGGACCCGTTCGTTGTGAATCTGGCGGGAAGTGAGGGAAAAAGATTTTTAAAGGTAACGGTATCCCTTGAGTTGAGCGCCCCGGAAGTGCATGTGGAAGTTAAAGAGAACCTGCAAAAAATTACGGACTCTATTCTGGTTCTTTTGAGCAGTAAAAACTTTGAGGATGTTTACTCGGTACAGGGAAAGTTCAAACTGAAAGATGAAATCACGACGCGGGTGAATCGCTTTCTGGTTCTCGGTCACATCAAAGAGGCTTATTTTACTGAATTCATCATTCAGTGA
- the fliN gene encoding flagellar motor switch protein FliN gives MADDLDKDQTNSVKDQDGSPPADEEAGEDLGRDEKGQGAKSLDLILDIPLTVTVELGRSKMLINDLLQLGQGSVIELTKLVGEPLEVLINQKLVARGEVVVVNEKFGVRLTDIITPMERVQSLA, from the coding sequence ATGGCAGATGATCTGGATAAGGATCAGACAAATTCCGTAAAAGATCAGGACGGGTCCCCTCCTGCCGATGAAGAAGCGGGAGAAGATCTGGGAAGGGACGAGAAAGGTCAGGGCGCCAAAAGCCTGGATCTGATTCTTGATATTCCTCTTACCGTGACCGTAGAACTAGGGCGCAGCAAGATGTTGATCAACGATCTACTGCAACTGGGGCAGGGGTCGGTTATTGAATTGACCAAGCTGGTTGGAGAGCCGCTTGAGGTTTTGATCAACCAAAAACTGGTGGCCCGGGGTGAGGTCGTGGTCGTCAATGAAAAATTCGGAGTTCGCTTGACAGACATTATAACTCCCATGGAAAGAGTGCAGTCACTCGCCTGA
- a CDS encoding ammonium transporter — MACSPVPLAGAEEAAKINYADTAWIMISSALVMLMLPGLALFYGGMVRRKNVLGTLMHSFVPLGVITVQWVLIGYSLSFGEDIGSFVGNLDKAFLSGISYTDLSGTIPEYLFCMFQLMFAIITVALISGGMAERVKFNSYIIFIFVWSTLVYDPICHWVWGGGWLSDLGVFDFAGGTVVHISSGVAGLSAALVLKKRRGFPGKLMIPHSLPFTLLGAGLLWFGWFGFNAGSALAANEIAVLAFTNTQVATGAGLLGWVVMEFYKAGKASALGAASGIVAGLVAITPAAGFVEPLWAMVIGFAAGVFCYGAVILKVKMGYDDSLDAFGIHGIGGAWGALATGLFVTVGGTGLLAGNLKQVGVQIIGIAAAAAYSFVVTFVIVTVIDKTIGFRVNDEDEEMGLDTTQHGETGYNLV, encoded by the coding sequence ATGGCGTGTTCTCCAGTACCCCTGGCAGGAGCCGAAGAGGCGGCAAAGATCAATTATGCGGACACGGCATGGATCATGATTTCCTCGGCGCTTGTGATGCTCATGCTTCCAGGCCTGGCTCTTTTCTATGGGGGCATGGTCCGAAGAAAAAATGTTCTGGGAACTCTGATGCACAGCTTTGTGCCCCTGGGAGTCATAACGGTTCAATGGGTCCTCATTGGATATTCTTTGTCCTTTGGAGAGGATATTGGAAGTTTCGTCGGAAACCTGGATAAGGCTTTTTTAAGTGGCATCAGTTATACCGACCTCAGTGGAACCATCCCTGAATATTTATTTTGTATGTTTCAATTGATGTTCGCAATCATCACCGTCGCTCTCATCAGTGGAGGCATGGCCGAACGTGTGAAGTTCAACTCTTATATTATCTTTATTTTTGTCTGGTCGACCCTGGTTTATGACCCTATCTGCCATTGGGTATGGGGCGGTGGCTGGTTGAGCGACCTGGGAGTGTTTGATTTTGCGGGCGGAACAGTGGTCCATATTTCTTCAGGCGTCGCCGGTCTGTCTGCCGCTTTAGTTCTTAAAAAACGGCGCGGATTCCCTGGCAAACTGATGATTCCTCACAGCCTGCCCTTTACTCTTCTCGGTGCAGGTCTTCTTTGGTTCGGATGGTTTGGTTTCAATGCCGGAAGCGCACTGGCCGCAAATGAAATCGCAGTCCTGGCATTCACCAATACTCAGGTAGCAACAGGCGCAGGTCTGCTTGGCTGGGTGGTCATGGAGTTTTATAAAGCTGGCAAAGCCAGCGCCCTGGGAGCGGCTTCGGGAATTGTTGCCGGTTTGGTCGCGATCACCCCGGCGGCCGGGTTCGTGGAACCTTTGTGGGCCATGGTCATCGGATTTGCCGCCGGGGTCTTTTGCTACGGCGCCGTCATCTTGAAAGTCAAAATGGGCTATGACGATTCCCTGGACGCTTTCGGGATTCATGGCATTGGCGGAGCGTGGGGCGCCCTGGCCACAGGGCTGTTTGTCACAGTGGGCGGAACGGGGCTTTTAGCAGGAAATTTAAAACAGGTAGGAGTTCAAATCATTGGCATCGCGGCGGCGGCGGCCTACTCGTTCGTTGTTACTTTTGTGATTGTTACCGTTATAGATAAAACCATCGGGTTCCGTGTCAATGATGAAGATGAAGAAATGGGACTCGACACCACTCAACATGGAGAAACGGGTTACAACCTGGTTTAA
- a CDS encoding DNA-directed RNA polymerase subunit omega gives MLTLDFQENNELTRRALEVVKSRYLLCILVSQRVHQLEKGAQPTIEVDASEYSSPKYFFSLALKEIIEGNMDLEQTVEE, from the coding sequence GTGTTAACACTGGATTTTCAGGAGAATAACGAATTAACCCGCAGGGCGCTCGAGGTTGTAAAGAGCCGGTACCTGTTATGCATTCTTGTCTCTCAAAGGGTTCACCAGCTCGAAAAAGGCGCCCAACCCACCATTGAGGTGGATGCGTCTGAGTATTCTTCTCCAAAATATTTCTTCTCCCTGGCTCTAAAGGAAATCATTGAAGGAAATATGGATCTGGAACAAACTGTAGAGGAATAA
- the fliO gene encoding flagellar biosynthetic protein FliO — MILFFPPEIGSASSASENLLQGVSSELSEGKLTVRFEFSEPVLNRGKPVFDRTFVRVNVPRAFVRPTKRFYYTGDSRIPQIFVSQLDPGSLQLQFVLGEQLPNLRENFQVEDQGRSLVFHFFKKEEDVLSEFLTRAANREEPPNVQETKTLPVPDERTIQNLPDLLEANNKGFILDQVAAESPAPVASSEQKIPSTPSLRFEENKERDSGGPMDPVSITVKTFTMFALVLALMFLVFYLFKKFVLKNTIFGGNEKFVRVLGTGFLGPKKNIVLVEVVGEILVLGTSNDNISLLTHIQDKEKIEKIKAFGKEMNGKKFWNPQKGNDPVPEPINEPSKPQGEFANYLKQFSGAPSEKEKSSVEEVTELIRKNLGKLKAL, encoded by the coding sequence ATGATTTTGTTTTTTCCTCCAGAGATAGGGTCTGCAAGCTCTGCAAGTGAAAACTTATTACAGGGTGTTTCCTCAGAATTAAGCGAAGGCAAGTTGACCGTACGGTTTGAATTTAGTGAACCTGTTTTAAACAGAGGAAAACCGGTTTTCGATAGAACATTCGTTCGCGTGAATGTTCCCAGGGCCTTTGTCCGCCCAACAAAACGTTTTTATTACACAGGCGATTCCAGGATCCCGCAAATTTTTGTGTCGCAACTCGATCCGGGCTCCTTGCAATTGCAATTCGTGCTTGGCGAGCAACTTCCCAATCTTCGAGAAAATTTTCAAGTGGAGGATCAAGGGCGATCTCTGGTTTTTCACTTTTTTAAAAAGGAAGAGGATGTGCTGAGTGAGTTTCTGACGCGGGCCGCGAACAGGGAGGAACCTCCCAATGTCCAGGAAACGAAGACCCTTCCGGTGCCTGATGAACGCACAATCCAGAACCTACCCGATCTTTTGGAAGCAAATAACAAGGGATTTATTTTGGATCAGGTCGCAGCCGAATCCCCGGCACCCGTAGCATCTTCCGAGCAAAAAATCCCCTCGACCCCGTCCCTGCGTTTTGAGGAGAACAAAGAGCGCGACTCCGGGGGGCCTATGGACCCTGTTTCCATCACCGTGAAAACGTTCACCATGTTTGCACTGGTCTTAGCGCTCATGTTTCTGGTCTTTTATTTATTCAAAAAGTTTGTTTTGAAAAATACAATTTTTGGCGGCAATGAAAAGTTCGTGCGGGTATTGGGTACGGGGTTTTTGGGGCCCAAGAAAAATATTGTCCTGGTGGAAGTGGTGGGCGAGATTCTTGTATTAGGAACGTCAAACGACAATATTTCTCTCCTCACTCATATTCAGGATAAGGAAAAAATAGAAAAGATCAAAGCCTTCGGGAAAGAAATGAACGGGAAAAAATTTTGGAACCCACAAAAAGGCAATGATCCCGTTCCAGAGCCTATTAACGAGCCTAGCAAACCGCAGGGTGAGTTTGCAAACTACCTCAAACAATTTTCCGGGGCCCCCTCTGAAAAAGAAAAGTCGTCGGTAGAAGAGGTGACCGAGCTGATTCGGAAAAACCTTGGAAAACTCAAAGCGCTATGA
- the fliP gene encoding flagellar type III secretion system pore protein FliP (The bacterial flagellar biogenesis protein FliP forms a type III secretion system (T3SS)-type pore required for flagellar assembly.) — MQRSRWFIFLLAVVLGLTLAWPVSDGWAIPFPSIQLGIDDVNEPAKISSALQVLILLTVLALAPSILIMTTAFSRIIIVLSFLRQAMGTQQTPPTQVLIGLGMFLTFFVMSPIWDEINVRALQPYMAEEMSQLDALKQAEIPLKKFMLKQTREKDLSLFVNLVDGTRPEKSEDVAMSTLIPAFIISELKTAFQIGFLIYIPFLILDMVVASILLSMGMMMLPPVLISLPFKLMLFVMVDGWYLTVGSLMKSFS, encoded by the coding sequence ATGCAAAGAAGCCGATGGTTTATTTTTTTATTGGCAGTCGTTCTGGGGCTTACACTGGCCTGGCCGGTTTCTGATGGATGGGCCATTCCGTTTCCCAGCATTCAGTTGGGGATCGATGATGTGAACGAACCCGCAAAAATATCCAGCGCCCTTCAAGTTCTGATCCTGCTCACCGTTCTGGCCCTCGCTCCTTCAATTCTTATCATGACGACGGCTTTCTCGCGAATCATCATTGTGCTGAGCTTTCTGCGTCAGGCCATGGGGACTCAGCAGACGCCGCCCACTCAGGTGTTGATTGGCCTGGGCATGTTTCTAACCTTTTTCGTGATGAGTCCTATTTGGGACGAAATCAATGTCCGGGCATTACAACCCTATATGGCAGAAGAAATGTCACAATTGGATGCTTTAAAACAGGCTGAAATTCCTCTGAAAAAATTCATGCTCAAGCAAACGCGGGAAAAAGATTTGTCCCTGTTTGTCAATCTTGTTGATGGCACGAGACCGGAAAAATCTGAAGATGTCGCCATGAGCACCCTGATCCCTGCTTTTATTATCAGCGAATTAAAGACTGCATTTCAGATAGGGTTTTTGATCTACATTCCATTTCTTATCCTGGATATGGTGGTCGCCAGTATTTTGCTATCCATGGGTATGATGATGCTTCCCCCCGTTTTGATATCCCTGCCGTTCAAGCTGATGCTGTTTGTCATGGTGGATGGCTGGTATTTGACGGTCGGGTCCTTAATGAAGAGTTTCAGCTAG
- the ltaE gene encoding low-specificity L-threonine aldolase, whose protein sequence is MKPIDLRSDTLTQPTKAMREAMAKADVGDDVFREDPTVNKLEEKAAEITGKEAALFVPSGTMGNLISILAHCARGDEIILGDRSHIFLNEVGGVSALGGVHPYIVSNSEDGTLPLDKIEKAVRHSDLHYPPTRLICLENTHNYCQGSPLTPAYMEEVADLASRHSLKIHLDGARVFNAAIALNTEVSVLARHVDSVMFCLSKGLSAPVGSLVCGTEEFARKARKLRKMVGGGMRQAGHLAAAGLVALENQINELKKDHQLTQELAQGLENIVGIELNLHQIKTNIIFFKLNHPVMTPDSFINTLDFRGVKILMIEPGIFRAVLHREISSEQVKKVVYTIRDLLV, encoded by the coding sequence ATGAAACCGATTGACCTCAGAAGCGATACCCTGACTCAGCCAACAAAGGCCATGCGCGAAGCTATGGCCAAGGCAGATGTGGGAGATGACGTTTTCAGAGAAGATCCAACCGTCAATAAACTTGAAGAGAAAGCGGCGGAGATAACAGGGAAAGAAGCGGCGCTGTTCGTACCCAGTGGAACGATGGGGAACTTAATATCCATTCTGGCGCACTGCGCAAGAGGCGATGAAATCATTCTTGGAGACCGCAGTCACATCTTCCTGAATGAAGTCGGGGGAGTTTCTGCTCTGGGAGGGGTCCACCCGTATATCGTCTCAAATTCTGAAGACGGAACCTTGCCGTTGGATAAAATTGAAAAAGCGGTGAGACATTCCGATCTCCACTACCCTCCCACCCGTCTGATCTGTCTGGAAAACACCCACAACTATTGTCAAGGTTCGCCGTTAACGCCTGCCTATATGGAAGAGGTGGCTGATTTAGCAAGCAGACATTCGTTGAAAATTCATCTGGATGGGGCCCGGGTCTTCAACGCGGCAATCGCGTTAAATACTGAAGTGTCTGTCCTGGCTCGCCATGTGGATTCGGTCATGTTCTGTCTTTCAAAGGGACTGTCAGCACCCGTAGGGTCGCTTGTATGCGGTACCGAGGAGTTTGCCCGCAAGGCCAGAAAACTTCGTAAAATGGTCGGCGGAGGGATGCGACAGGCCGGTCACCTGGCAGCAGCAGGCCTCGTTGCTCTGGAAAACCAGATCAACGAGCTAAAAAAAGACCATCAACTCACCCAGGAACTCGCCCAAGGCCTGGAAAATATCGTGGGAATTGAATTAAACCTGCACCAAATTAAAACAAACATTATATTTTTTAAATTGAACCACCCCGTGATGACCCCTGATAGCTTTATAAACACCCTTGATTTCAGGGGAGTTAAAATACTGATGATCGAACCGGGTATTTTTCGCGCCGTGCTCCATAGAGAAATATCGTCAGAGCAGGTTAAAAAAGTTGTATATACTATCCGAGATCTACTTGTTTGA
- the fliR gene encoding flagellar biosynthetic protein FliR: MDILNFNFSQLESFFFVFSRVVAIILFAPILGSAQVPPRLKVGLALGFSLLIFPMVKSQSLPEPLGVFDFAIHLATDAAIGLAISFAVRLIFTAVQLAGTVVDFQMGFGVVNVIDPQTQAQVSVTAQFNNILAILIFLAADAHHFIIGAVVQSFELINPALVDFSDVTPEFILKIFASMFLVAIKISAPIMAILFFLSVGLGLVARTVPQMNVFIVGFPLQIGVGLVMVGLFLPFFSVVLQNQIAELPARLATLMRTF; the protein is encoded by the coding sequence ATGGACATTCTGAATTTTAACTTTTCCCAGTTGGAATCTTTTTTTTTCGTATTTTCCAGGGTAGTGGCGATTATCCTGTTTGCCCCCATTTTGGGGAGTGCACAGGTTCCTCCACGGCTGAAAGTTGGGTTGGCTCTGGGCTTCAGCCTATTGATTTTTCCCATGGTGAAGTCTCAGTCCTTGCCCGAACCCCTGGGAGTGTTCGATTTTGCGATTCACTTGGCGACCGATGCGGCGATTGGTCTGGCCATCTCTTTTGCAGTGCGCCTTATATTCACCGCCGTGCAGCTTGCAGGAACCGTGGTGGATTTTCAAATGGGATTTGGTGTGGTCAACGTCATCGACCCTCAAACCCAGGCGCAGGTATCCGTTACTGCGCAGTTTAATAATATTCTTGCGATCCTGATTTTTTTGGCCGCCGATGCGCACCATTTTATCATTGGCGCGGTGGTGCAAAGTTTTGAGTTGATCAATCCGGCCCTTGTGGATTTTTCGGATGTGACTCCAGAGTTTATCTTGAAAATTTTTGCATCAATGTTTCTGGTCGCAATCAAAATCTCTGCTCCCATCATGGCCATTTTGTTTTTTTTGAGCGTGGGTCTGGGGCTTGTGGCCCGAACCGTTCCACAGATGAACGTTTTTATTGTTGGGTTTCCCCTGCAAATCGGTGTGGGATTGGTCATGGTCGGTCTGTTCCTGCCTTTTTTCAGTGTTGTTTTGCAAAACCAGATAGCAGAGTTGCCTGCCAGGCTGGCTACCTTGATGCGGACATTTTAA
- the fliQ gene encoding flagellar biosynthesis protein FliQ, with product MTQAFIIDFAMDSMKTTLLLSAPMLGFGLVTGLLVSIFQAVTSIQELTLTFIPKILAVFFAMILFFPWLLQTMMSFTSNILINFPEFIQ from the coding sequence ATGACACAGGCATTTATCATCGATTTCGCGATGGACAGCATGAAAACCACCTTGCTATTGTCCGCCCCCATGCTGGGGTTTGGGTTAGTGACAGGTCTTTTGGTTTCTATCTTTCAGGCGGTCACCTCCATTCAGGAGCTGACCCTGACCTTTATTCCGAAGATTCTGGCAGTTTTTTTCGCGATGATACTTTTTTTCCCCTGGTTGTTGCAGACCATGATGAGTTTCACGTCGAATATTCTGATCAACTTCCCTGAATTCATCCAGTAA
- the fliM gene encoding flagellar motor switch protein FliM has protein sequence MGEVLSQSEVDALLRGVGGGEVETETDEPVDTSAVTPYDLTSQEKILRGRLPTLDIINQMFSRLFRSTFSSLMRKSVDVSVVSTDTLKFGDFLRSLPVPSSLHIFRMEPFRGHGLLVVESKLVFSVVDNFFGGSGASAAKITGRDFSAIEIRMIKNVVLNALEDLEKAWKPVHPVTTTYVRSEVNPQFAAIVPPSDMVLVLLFDIEMETISGTLTICLPYASIEPILPKLKASFQSEEMEVDQVWAKRMRLELLNTEIEAVAELGKAQVTPGQLLKFKVGDILMLTADVSEPLTLKVEGIEKIKGYPGVYRGNKAIQVDTIIERES, from the coding sequence ATGGGCGAGGTCTTATCACAAAGCGAAGTGGATGCTCTGTTGAGAGGAGTGGGTGGCGGTGAGGTAGAGACGGAGACTGATGAGCCGGTTGATACTTCCGCAGTCACGCCTTACGATCTGACCAGCCAGGAGAAAATTCTACGCGGACGTCTTCCAACGCTGGATATCATAAATCAAATGTTTTCCCGTTTGTTCCGGTCAACATTTTCTTCCCTGATGAGGAAATCCGTAGATGTGAGTGTTGTGTCCACCGACACCCTTAAATTCGGAGATTTTTTACGGTCCCTTCCGGTTCCATCGAGTCTCCATATATTTCGTATGGAACCCTTTAGAGGCCACGGATTACTGGTGGTGGAAAGTAAACTGGTTTTTTCAGTTGTCGATAACTTTTTTGGCGGGTCAGGGGCCAGTGCGGCAAAAATTACCGGACGGGATTTCAGCGCCATTGAAATTCGGATGATAAAAAATGTGGTTCTGAATGCGTTAGAAGATTTGGAAAAAGCCTGGAAGCCCGTTCATCCGGTGACCACCACCTATGTTCGTTCGGAGGTCAATCCGCAGTTTGCCGCTATAGTGCCGCCTTCCGATATGGTACTGGTTTTACTGTTTGATATTGAAATGGAAACTATTTCGGGAACTCTGACGATCTGTCTTCCCTATGCTTCGATCGAACCCATCCTGCCAAAGCTTAAGGCCTCATTTCAAAGTGAGGAGATGGAGGTGGACCAGGTTTGGGCCAAGCGTATGCGCTTGGAATTGTTGAATACGGAAATTGAAGCGGTTGCTGAATTGGGGAAAGCCCAGGTCACTCCCGGTCAATTGCTCAAGTTTAAAGTGGGTGATATTCTGATGCTCACAGCGGATGTTTCCGAACCCTTGACTTTGAAGGTGGAAGGGATCGAGAAAATAAAGGGATACCCAGGCGTCTATAGGGGAAACAAGGCGATCCAGGTAGATACAATCATAGAAAGGGAGAGCTAA